In the genome of Actinomadura graeca, one region contains:
- a CDS encoding class II glutamine amidotransferase has product MCRLFGMTTGGPRVRATFWLLDAPDSLRDQSRRMPDGTGLGWFSLGEEPVRDRAPIAAFRDTDFGAEARHVLSHTFVSHVRYASTGAPDVHNSHPFVMDDRLFAHNGVVRGLDTLGSWLTDVDRAPVRGQTDSELVCAYVTAEARRRGDTTEGLVAAVRRIAAELPLFALNLVLAESRRLWALRYPATHELWVLTPRLPGPDADRHLTAGHEPGRVKVRGHREATPACVVASERMDDDPGWRLLDPGELLVVDGLAVESRFPFDEPAHPLTPAELSAAESSSQT; this is encoded by the coding sequence ATGTGCCGACTCTTCGGGATGACCACCGGCGGCCCCCGCGTCCGCGCCACGTTCTGGCTGCTGGACGCACCGGACAGCCTCCGCGACCAGAGCCGCCGGATGCCCGACGGGACGGGCCTCGGCTGGTTCTCGCTGGGCGAGGAGCCCGTCCGCGACCGGGCCCCCATCGCCGCGTTCCGGGACACCGACTTCGGCGCCGAGGCCAGGCACGTCCTCTCGCACACGTTCGTCTCCCATGTCCGGTACGCCTCGACGGGGGCGCCCGACGTCCACAACTCCCATCCGTTCGTCATGGACGACCGGCTGTTCGCCCACAACGGCGTGGTCCGGGGCCTGGACACGCTCGGCTCGTGGCTCACCGACGTGGACCGCGCGCCCGTCCGGGGGCAGACCGACTCCGAGCTCGTCTGCGCCTACGTCACCGCGGAGGCCCGCAGGCGGGGCGACACCACGGAGGGGCTGGTCGCGGCCGTCCGGCGCATCGCCGCCGAGCTGCCGCTGTTCGCCCTCAACCTCGTGCTGGCCGAGTCGAGGAGGCTCTGGGCACTGCGCTATCCCGCGACGCACGAGCTCTGGGTGCTCACGCCCCGGCTGCCCGGGCCGGACGCGGACCGGCATCTGACCGCCGGGCATGAGCCCGGCCGGGTGAAGGTGCGGGGGCACCGGGAGGCGACGCCCGCCTGCGTGGTGGCCAGCGAGCGCATGGACGACGATCCCGGGTGGCGGCTCCTCGACCCGGGCGAGCTGCTCGTCGTGGACGGGCTGGCCGTGGAGTCCAGGTTCCCCTTCGACGAGCCGGCGCATCCGCTCACCCCGGCGGAGCTGTCGGCGGCCGAGTCCTCCTCGCAGACCTGA
- a CDS encoding HAD domain-containing protein: MGSPLVLLDVDGVLNPFERPHRGYRRHRCSPNGITFRLWLDPGHGPSLLELAESTGAELAWASYWCHNANEWIGPRIGLPDLPYVPIPRFPGVGEGRTLGSWKARHVAAWAEGRPFVWFEDEPDATECIAREPDVADHLLVAVDPLTGLTGRHLELAAGWLNALAR; the protein is encoded by the coding sequence ATGGGGTCGCCGCTGGTTCTGCTCGACGTGGACGGGGTTCTCAATCCCTTCGAGAGGCCCCACCGCGGGTATCGCCGGCACCGCTGTTCGCCGAACGGCATCACGTTCAGGCTGTGGCTCGACCCCGGGCACGGGCCCTCGCTGCTGGAACTGGCCGAGTCCACCGGCGCGGAACTGGCGTGGGCGAGCTACTGGTGCCACAACGCCAACGAGTGGATCGGTCCCCGGATCGGCCTTCCGGACCTGCCATACGTGCCGATCCCGCGCTTCCCCGGTGTGGGGGAGGGGCGCACGCTCGGCTCCTGGAAGGCCCGGCACGTGGCGGCCTGGGCGGAGGGCCGCCCGTTCGTGTGGTTCGAGGACGAGCCGGACGCCACCGAGTGCATCGCCCGGGAGCCCGACGTCGCCGACCACCTGCTGGTGGCGGTCGACCCGCTGACCGGCCTGACCGGCCGGCACCTCGAACTCGCGGCGGGCTGGCTGAACGCGCTCGCCCGCTGA
- a CDS encoding HNH endonuclease family protein → MKRTGIVVTAFTATATAAAVTALLGPAAAAPPPPPGASEAAQHLAALTVAAEGPSTGYSRDKFPHWITQSGACNTREVVLKRDGTDVQTDSACAAVSGTWRSPYDGATWTQASDIDIDHMVPLAEAWRSGAASWTTARRQAFANDLGSSQLWAVTDNVNQAKGDKDPAEWTPPLSSFRCMYARSWIDVKYRYALTVDQAEKTALTGLLGSC, encoded by the coding sequence GTGAAACGCACGGGGATCGTCGTCACCGCCTTCACCGCCACCGCCACCGCGGCCGCCGTCACCGCCCTGCTCGGCCCGGCCGCCGCCGCCCCGCCGCCGCCTCCCGGCGCGAGCGAGGCCGCCCAGCACCTCGCCGCGCTGACGGTCGCGGCCGAAGGCCCCTCCACCGGCTACAGCCGCGACAAGTTCCCGCACTGGATCACGCAGTCCGGCGCGTGCAACACCCGCGAGGTCGTCCTGAAGCGGGACGGCACCGACGTGCAGACGGACTCGGCGTGCGCCGCCGTGTCCGGGACGTGGCGCAGCCCCTACGACGGCGCCACCTGGACGCAGGCGTCCGACATCGACATCGACCACATGGTGCCGCTCGCCGAGGCGTGGCGCTCGGGCGCCGCGTCCTGGACGACCGCGCGCCGCCAGGCGTTCGCCAACGACCTGGGCAGCTCGCAGCTGTGGGCCGTCACTGACAACGTCAACCAGGCCAAGGGCGACAAGGACCCGGCCGAGTGGACGCCGCCGCTGTCGTCGTTCCGCTGCATGTACGCCCGGTCCTGGATCGATGTGAAGTACCGGTACGCCCTGACGGTCGACCAGGCGGAGAAGACCGCGCTGACCGGGCTGCTCGGCTCCTGCTGA
- a CDS encoding acetylserotonin O-methyltransferase codes for MSRSPLMDAAFGYMQAQIVHVAAELGLADALAGGPLSSAELAKETGAHAPSLHRLLRALTCLGAVEQREQDLFALTGEGSRLRSDAPDSIRSLVMLFCGPDVWRTWGDMAETLRTGEYAWLRVTGKTPFESFAADTELSATFNKAMAEHTRTVAPGLIKAHDFSRYGTVADLGGGDGTLLAAILETDPELRGILYDLPAGLKAAAGTLSGVADRCEVVEGDFFEAVPEGADAYILKSVIHDWDDEKAAAILRTVRQGMRPDARVLLLEQVVPEMVEPGTMGTVMNDLNMLVATGGRERTAEEYRDLLAVAGLTVVADTGPVPPSDYHVIEARPAD; via the coding sequence ATGTCGAGATCACCGCTGATGGACGCGGCCTTCGGGTACATGCAGGCGCAGATCGTCCATGTGGCCGCCGAGCTGGGGCTCGCCGACGCCCTGGCGGGCGGGCCGCTGTCGAGCGCGGAGCTGGCGAAGGAGACCGGCGCGCACGCGCCGTCCCTCCACCGCCTGCTGCGGGCGCTCACCTGCCTGGGGGCGGTGGAGCAGCGGGAGCAGGACCTGTTCGCGCTGACCGGGGAGGGATCACGCCTGCGCTCGGACGCGCCCGACTCGATCCGCTCGCTGGTCATGCTGTTCTGCGGACCGGACGTGTGGCGGACGTGGGGCGACATGGCCGAGACGCTGCGGACCGGCGAGTACGCCTGGCTCCGGGTGACCGGGAAGACGCCGTTCGAGTCCTTCGCCGCCGACACGGAGCTGTCGGCCACGTTCAACAAGGCGATGGCCGAGCACACCCGCACCGTCGCGCCCGGCCTGATCAAGGCGCACGACTTCTCCCGCTACGGGACGGTCGCCGACCTCGGCGGCGGCGACGGCACGCTCCTCGCGGCGATCCTGGAGACCGACCCGGAGCTGCGCGGGATCCTCTACGACCTTCCCGCGGGGCTCAAGGCCGCCGCCGGGACGCTGTCCGGCGTCGCCGATCGCTGCGAGGTCGTCGAGGGGGACTTCTTCGAGGCCGTGCCGGAGGGGGCCGACGCCTACATCCTCAAGAGCGTGATCCACGACTGGGACGACGAGAAGGCCGCCGCGATCCTGCGGACCGTCCGCCAGGGCATGCGCCCGGACGCGCGGGTGCTCCTCCTGGAGCAGGTCGTCCCGGAGATGGTGGAGCCCGGGACCATGGGCACCGTCATGAACGACCTCAACATGCTCGTCGCGACGGGAGGCCGCGAGCGGACCGCGGAGGAGTACCGCGACCTGCTCGCCGTGGCCGGGCTCACGGTGGTCGCGGACACCGGCCCCGTGCCGCCCTCGGACTACCACGTCATCGAGGCGAGGCCGGCGGACTAG
- a CDS encoding NUDIX hydrolase: MTDLLDGTGPLDSLAAFRDAAAGRLALFEHMTVPDAPGLRRAGVVLCAVEHAGVPSVILIRRAYQGRNAGQWGLPGGRLEAGETPEAAALRELREEIGLAAGPADVLGRLDDFPATSGFVITPIVVALEHPGVPLPSPDEVHSVHHVSLRTLADDDTPRWVPQAAGRSLLQMRLGPGWSVHAPTGAMLWQFREVVLLGRPDARVADFVQPDWTRQ, from the coding sequence ATGACGGACCTTCTGGACGGCACCGGTCCCCTCGACAGCCTGGCGGCGTTCCGCGACGCCGCCGCCGGAAGGCTCGCCCTGTTCGAGCACATGACGGTGCCGGACGCGCCCGGTCTGCGCCGGGCCGGGGTCGTCCTGTGCGCGGTCGAGCACGCCGGCGTCCCCTCGGTGATCCTCATCCGGCGCGCCTACCAGGGGCGGAACGCCGGGCAGTGGGGCCTGCCCGGCGGGCGCCTGGAGGCGGGCGAGACGCCGGAGGCCGCGGCGCTGCGGGAGCTGCGGGAGGAGATCGGGCTGGCCGCCGGACCCGCCGACGTCCTCGGCAGGCTCGACGACTTCCCCGCCACCTCCGGGTTCGTGATCACGCCGATCGTGGTCGCGCTGGAGCATCCCGGGGTGCCGCTCCCGAGCCCGGACGAGGTCCACTCCGTCCACCATGTGAGCCTGCGGACGCTGGCCGACGACGACACGCCGCGGTGGGTGCCGCAGGCCGCCGGCAGGAGCCTCCTCCAGATGCGCCTCGGGCCGGGCTGGTCGGTGCACGCCCCCACCGGCGCGATGCTGTGGCAGTTCCGCGAGGTGGTGCTCCTCGGGCGGCCCGACGCCCGGGTCGCCGACTTCGTCCAGCCGGACTGGACGCGCCAGTAG